In the genome of Pseudomonas bubulae, one region contains:
- a CDS encoding IclR family transcriptional regulator: MEKPRSSNDSTGKQKVRSAEVGTDILKALAELSPSTSLSRLAEHVQMPASKVHRYLQALIASGFAEQNVATNHYGLGREALRVGLAALNSMDVLKVASLPLAELRDDLNETCFLAVWGNQGATVVHIEPAVRAVTVVTQLGSVLPLLSSSTGLVFNAFLPDRETADLRELEFKTDQVHPLQTPAAYVALCSQIRQRGLHFVHGLLMPGVDALSAPVFNATGQVAAVLTVVGPTSLFHADENGPAAKRLLAASQAISWRMGYQPA, from the coding sequence ATGGAAAAGCCCCGCAGCAGCAACGACAGCACCGGCAAGCAAAAAGTGCGTTCGGCCGAGGTCGGCACTGACATCCTCAAGGCGCTGGCCGAGCTCTCACCCTCCACATCGCTGTCGCGCCTGGCCGAACACGTGCAAATGCCCGCGAGCAAGGTGCATCGCTATTTACAGGCACTGATTGCCAGCGGGTTTGCCGAGCAAAATGTCGCCACCAATCATTACGGTTTGGGGCGCGAGGCGTTGCGTGTGGGACTGGCTGCGCTCAACAGCATGGATGTGCTCAAGGTCGCCAGCCTGCCCCTGGCCGAACTGCGCGACGACTTGAACGAAACCTGCTTTTTGGCGGTGTGGGGTAACCAGGGCGCGACCGTGGTGCATATCGAGCCGGCGGTGCGGGCGGTCACGGTGGTGACCCAGCTGGGCTCGGTATTGCCATTGCTGAGTTCATCCACGGGGCTGGTGTTCAACGCTTTTTTACCGGATCGCGAAACCGCCGACTTGCGCGAACTGGAGTTCAAGACCGATCAGGTGCATCCGCTGCAAACACCTGCAGCCTACGTCGCACTTTGCAGTCAAATCCGCCAGCGCGGCCTGCACTTCGTCCATGGCTTGCTGATGCCTGGCGTCGATGCCTTGTCGGCCCCGGTGTTCAATGCGACCGGTCAGGTGGCGGCCGTACTGACAGTGGTTGGTCCCACCTCCCTGTTCCACGCCGATGAAAACGGGCCCGCAGCCAAACGCTTGTTGGCCGCGAGCCAGGCCATCAGTTGGCGGATGGGTTATCAGCCAGCCTGA
- the fahA gene encoding fumarylacetoacetase produces MTQSTLTRSWIASANGHSDFPLQNLPMGIFSIDGSAPRSGVAIGDAIFDLEAGLAAGLFEGQAKIAVEASLGGALNSYFALDRGARVALRERLQELLGEGSSLRGKIEAQGSRLLPLAADCQMHLPAKIGDYTDFYVGIEHAKNVGKLFRPDNPLLPNYKYVPIGYHGRASTIRPSGAEVRRPKGQTLPAGQTEPTFGPCARLDYELELGIWVGKGNDMGDAIPVSEAAEHIAGFCLLNDWSARDIQAWEYQPLGPFLSKSFITSISPWVVSAEALEPFRRAQPARPEGDPQPLAYLLDTRDQANGALDIELEVLLLTEAMREQNLPAHRLGLSNSLNMYWTAAQLVAHHSVNGCQLQSGDLFGSGTLSGPARSQLGSLLEITEGGKHPIELASGEVRKFLEDGDEIILRARCAREGHASIGFGECRGKVVAAR; encoded by the coding sequence ATGACCCAGTCCACTTTGACCCGCAGCTGGATCGCCTCCGCCAACGGCCACAGCGACTTCCCCCTGCAAAACCTGCCCATGGGCATTTTCAGCATTGATGGCTCGGCGCCACGTAGCGGGGTGGCTATTGGCGATGCCATTTTCGACCTGGAAGCCGGGCTGGCAGCGGGGCTGTTTGAAGGTCAGGCCAAGATAGCCGTAGAGGCTTCGTTGGGCGGGGCGTTGAATAGCTACTTTGCCCTGGATCGGGGCGCCCGGGTTGCCCTGCGCGAGCGTTTGCAGGAACTGCTGGGGGAGGGCAGTTCCCTGCGCGGCAAAATCGAAGCCCAGGGTTCCCGCCTGCTGCCACTGGCAGCTGATTGCCAGATGCACCTGCCGGCCAAAATCGGCGACTACACCGACTTTTATGTGGGCATTGAGCACGCCAAAAACGTCGGCAAGCTGTTCCGCCCGGACAACCCGCTGCTGCCCAACTACAAGTATGTGCCGATTGGCTATCACGGGCGCGCCTCGACCATTCGCCCGTCCGGTGCCGAAGTTCGGCGCCCTAAAGGCCAGACCTTGCCTGCCGGGCAGACCGAGCCAACCTTTGGCCCGTGCGCCCGCCTGGACTACGAACTGGAACTGGGCATCTGGGTTGGCAAAGGCAATGATATGGGCGATGCCATCCCGGTCAGCGAAGCTGCAGAGCACATTGCCGGCTTCTGCCTGCTCAATGACTGGTCGGCACGGGACATCCAGGCCTGGGAATACCAGCCGCTGGGCCCGTTTCTGTCCAAAAGCTTTATCACCAGTATCTCGCCGTGGGTGGTGAGTGCCGAGGCGCTGGAACCATTCCGTCGCGCGCAACCGGCCCGTCCTGAGGGTGATCCACAGCCACTGGCTTACCTGCTCGATACCAGGGATCAGGCCAATGGCGCGCTGGATATTGAACTTGAAGTGCTGCTGCTGACCGAGGCGATGCGCGAGCAGAACCTGCCAGCCCATCGTCTGGGCTTGAGCAACAGCCTGAACATGTACTGGACCGCGGCCCAACTGGTGGCTCACCACAGCGTCAACGGCTGCCAGTTGCAGTCCGGTGACCTGTTCGGTTCGGGCACCTTGTCGGGCCCGGCCCGTTCGCAACTGGGCAGCCTGCTGGAAATCACCGAGGGCGGTAAACACCCGATAGAACTGGCTTCAGGCGAAGTGCGTAAATTTCTGGAGGATGGTGACGAAATCATCCTGCGTGCCCGCTGCGCCCGTGAAGGCCATGCTTCCATCGGTTTTGGCGAGTGCCGGGGCAAGGTTGTTGCCGCGCGCTAA
- a CDS encoding LysR family transcriptional regulator, with the protein MEFKHLRTFVEVARQGGFTPASHSLHISQSAVSKQVAQLEHSLGTPLFDRLGSQVRLTAAGNVVLQRAEGMLRLHRELLSELDDLSQMTRGELRVGLPLLGSNTLFAGLFAEYRRRYPNIRVQLLEEGSLNIEQAVLSGELELGGSLTPNNPAFAYQPFCDEPLDVLLPADHPLAEGPGVRLEQLADTPFLLYQRSFVLNDRVLKACQQSGFTPNEGGRSGQADFLVALVAAGQGVVLLPSVVARGLVRPGVVRLKLLAPDDLRWDIAFIWRDGAYLSRAAQAWLELLRERPVTASVF; encoded by the coding sequence ATGGAATTCAAACACCTGCGCACCTTTGTCGAAGTCGCCCGCCAGGGCGGTTTTACCCCCGCCTCCCACAGCTTGCATATCAGCCAGTCAGCGGTGAGCAAACAAGTGGCGCAGCTCGAGCACAGCCTCGGTACACCGCTGTTCGACCGCCTGGGTTCTCAGGTGCGGCTGACGGCAGCGGGCAATGTGGTGTTGCAGCGGGCCGAAGGCATGCTGCGCTTGCATCGGGAGTTGTTGAGCGAGCTGGACGACTTGAGCCAGATGACCCGGGGGGAACTGCGGGTGGGCCTGCCGCTGCTGGGCAGCAACACCCTGTTTGCCGGGCTGTTTGCCGAATACCGTCGACGCTACCCGAATATCCGGGTGCAGTTGCTCGAAGAAGGCAGCTTGAATATCGAACAGGCCGTTTTGAGCGGCGAACTGGAGCTGGGCGGCAGCCTGACCCCGAATAATCCCGCGTTTGCTTATCAGCCGTTTTGTGACGAGCCGCTGGATGTTCTGCTCCCGGCCGATCATCCGCTGGCCGAGGGGCCTGGCGTAAGACTTGAGCAATTGGCTGATACGCCCTTTTTGCTCTACCAGCGCAGCTTTGTGCTCAACGACCGGGTGCTCAAAGCCTGCCAGCAGTCAGGCTTTACCCCCAACGAAGGCGGGCGCAGTGGCCAGGCGGATTTTCTGGTGGCATTGGTGGCTGCAGGCCAGGGCGTAGTGTTGCTGCCCAGTGTGGTCGCCCGCGGGCTGGTGCGCCCCGGGGTGGTGCGGCTCAAACTGCTCGCACCGGATGACTTGCGCTGGGATATCGCGTTTATCTGGCGTGATGGCGCGTATCTGTCACGGGCAGCCCAGGCCTGGCTTGAGCTGCTGCGTGAACGCCCGGTTACGGCTTCAGTGTTTTGA
- a CDS encoding PAS domain-containing protein, protein MINARLLQRMVDASQDGIVVAEQEGEDNILIYANNAFETLTGYSRDDILYQDCRFLQAGDRDQQGLQLIREAIASGQPTRQILRNYRKDGTHFWNELSITPVFNENDKLTYFIGVQKDVTLQVKAQQRVAQLEARLASVQAELQALKATSGLNKT, encoded by the coding sequence ATGATCAACGCCCGTTTATTACAACGCATGGTGGACGCGTCCCAGGACGGCATTGTCGTTGCCGAACAAGAAGGTGAAGACAACATCCTGATTTATGCAAACAACGCCTTTGAAACCCTCACCGGCTACAGCCGCGACGACATCCTCTATCAGGACTGCCGCTTCTTGCAGGCCGGCGACCGTGACCAGCAGGGCCTGCAATTGATCCGCGAGGCGATTGCCAGCGGTCAGCCCACCCGCCAGATCCTGCGCAACTATCGCAAGGACGGCACGCACTTCTGGAATGAACTGTCGATCACGCCGGTGTTTAACGAAAACGACAAGCTGACATACTTTATTGGCGTGCAAAAAGACGTCACCTTGCAGGTAAAGGCCCAGCAGCGGGTCGCCCAGCTCGAAGCCCGACTGGCCTCGGTTCAGGCTGAACTGCAGGCGCTCAAGGCGACGAGCGGATTAAACAAAACGTAG
- a CDS encoding phosphate-starvation-inducible protein PsiE gives MRVNKAEKLRRQVHELAESMGNLFVETFHYLALFAIGAVTAWAAVMEFLGMVEKGNITIDDILLLFIYLELGAMVGIYFKTNHMPVRFLIYVAITALTRLLISNVSHHNPPDMGVVYLTGAILLLAFAILVVRYASSQFPSVKIENPHRKTGAGSGEHPEVEKGEL, from the coding sequence GTGAGAGTTAACAAAGCTGAGAAGCTACGTCGCCAGGTTCATGAACTGGCCGAGTCGATGGGCAACCTGTTCGTCGAAACCTTCCATTACCTGGCATTGTTTGCCATTGGCGCGGTCACTGCCTGGGCGGCGGTGATGGAATTCCTGGGAATGGTGGAGAAGGGCAACATCACGATTGATGACATCCTGCTGCTGTTTATCTACCTCGAGCTGGGGGCAATGGTCGGGATTTATTTCAAGACCAACCACATGCCCGTGCGCTTCCTGATTTATGTGGCGATCACGGCGCTGACCCGCTTGCTGATTTCCAATGTGTCCCATCACAACCCGCCAGACATGGGAGTGGTGTACCTGACCGGGGCGATCCTGTTGCTGGCCTTCGCCATTCTGGTGGTGCGCTATGCGTCTTCGCAGTTCCCGTCGGTGAAGATCGAGAACCCTCATCGCAAGACCGGTGCCGGTTCCGGCGAGCATCCGGAAGTGGAGAAGGGGGAATTGTAA
- the hmgA gene encoding homogentisate 1,2-dioxygenase, with the protein MNVDSPLSGLGYLSGFGNEFSSEALPGALPVGQNSPQKAPYGLYAELFSGTAFTMVRSEARRTWMYRIQPSANHPAFVKLERQLAGGPLGPVTPNRLRWNPLPIPAEATDFIDGLVGMVANGGSDKPSGISIYHYCANTSMQRVFFNADGEMLLVPESGRLRICTELGRLDLQPLEIAVIPRGLKFRVELLDPQARGYVAENHGAPLRLPDLGPIGSNGLANPRDFLTPLAHYEDGARATQLVQKFLGELWGCELDHSPLNVVAWHGNNVPYKYDLRRFNTIGTVSFDHPDPSIFTVLTSPTSVPGLANLDFVIFPPRWMVAENTFRPPWFHRNLMNEFMGLIQGSYDAKAEGFLPGGASLHSCMSAHGPDGETCTKAIAAELQPSKIENTMAFMFETSQVLRPSRFALECPQLQSNYDACWATLPVTFTPNRR; encoded by the coding sequence ATGAACGTCGATTCGCCTTTGTCAGGTCTTGGCTATCTGTCCGGGTTTGGCAACGAATTCAGCAGCGAAGCATTGCCCGGCGCCCTGCCGGTGGGTCAGAACTCCCCGCAAAAAGCCCCCTACGGTCTGTACGCCGAATTGTTTTCCGGAACTGCGTTCACCATGGTGCGCAGCGAGGCGCGGCGTACGTGGATGTACCGCATCCAGCCGTCAGCCAACCATCCGGCGTTCGTCAAACTGGAGCGGCAACTGGCTGGTGGCCCGTTGGGCCCGGTGACGCCGAATCGCTTGCGCTGGAACCCGCTGCCGATTCCTGCCGAGGCTACGGACTTTATCGACGGCCTGGTGGGCATGGTGGCCAATGGCGGGTCGGATAAACCCTCGGGCATCAGCATTTACCATTACTGCGCCAATACTTCGATGCAGCGGGTGTTTTTCAATGCCGACGGCGAAATGTTGCTGGTTCCCGAGTCGGGGCGTTTGCGCATTTGTACCGAACTGGGGCGTCTGGATCTGCAGCCTCTGGAGATCGCGGTCATCCCTCGCGGTCTCAAGTTTCGTGTCGAGTTGCTCGACCCGCAGGCCCGTGGCTATGTTGCCGAGAACCATGGTGCACCGCTGCGCCTGCCTGATCTGGGGCCGATTGGCAGTAATGGCCTGGCCAACCCTCGCGACTTTCTGACTCCGCTCGCCCACTACGAAGACGGTGCGCGCGCTACGCAACTGGTGCAAAAATTTCTTGGTGAGTTGTGGGGCTGCGAGCTGGATCATTCGCCGCTCAACGTAGTGGCCTGGCATGGCAACAACGTGCCGTACAAATACGATCTGCGCCGCTTCAACACCATCGGCACTGTCAGCTTCGATCATCCCGATCCATCGATTTTTACTGTTTTGACTTCGCCTACCAGCGTACCGGGACTGGCCAACCTCGATTTCGTGATTTTCCCGCCGCGCTGGATGGTGGCTGAAAACACCTTCCGGCCACCCTGGTTCCACCGCAACCTGATGAACGAATTCATGGGCCTGATCCAGGGCAGTTACGATGCCAAGGCCGAAGGCTTCCTGCCCGGCGGTGCATCGCTGCACAGCTGCATGAGCGCCCACGGGCCGGACGGCGAAACCTGTACCAAAGCCATTGCGGCCGAGCTGCAACCCAGCAAGATCGAAAACACCATGGCCTTTATGTTCGAAACCAGCCAGGTGTTGCGCCCCAGCCGGTTCGCCCTGGAGTGCCCGCAGCTGCAATCGAACTACGACGCTTGCTGGGCCACGCTGCCCGTGACCTTCACCCCGAACCGGAGATAA
- a CDS encoding LrgB family protein, protein MKFELMPMFWLLFTLLTYAFSRWLYRRTGRYLLSPLILVPALLLAVAVPLHTAYAEYSSNTHWLMLVLGPVTVAFAVPIWQQRNLLARHWVALLLGMLAGSAASIGSSFWLARALALDTSLTMSLVPRSITTPFAMPLAQDLGGVPELTAVFVMFTGVFGALLGGILLKWLPLRSSLARGALFGIGAHGAGVSRAREVGSEEGSVAGLVMVLTGILNLFAAPLLAMVF, encoded by the coding sequence ATGAAGTTTGAACTGATGCCCATGTTCTGGCTGCTGTTCACGCTGTTGACCTACGCCTTCAGCCGCTGGCTGTACCGGCGTACCGGGCGATACCTGTTGTCTCCGCTGATCCTGGTCCCGGCCTTGCTGCTAGCCGTGGCCGTGCCGTTGCACACTGCCTATGCTGAATACTCAAGCAATACCCATTGGCTGATGCTGGTTCTGGGGCCGGTAACGGTGGCCTTTGCCGTACCGATCTGGCAGCAACGCAATTTACTGGCCCGTCACTGGGTGGCGTTGCTGCTGGGGATGCTGGCGGGCAGCGCGGCGTCCATTGGCAGTTCGTTCTGGCTGGCCCGGGCGCTGGCGCTGGACACCTCATTGACCATGTCGCTGGTGCCGCGCTCCATCACCACACCGTTTGCCATGCCGCTGGCACAGGATCTGGGTGGCGTACCTGAGCTCACGGCGGTGTTTGTAATGTTCACCGGTGTGTTTGGCGCGTTGCTGGGCGGTATTTTGCTCAAGTGGTTGCCGCTGCGCAGCAGTCTGGCCCGGGGCGCCCTGTTTGGTATCGGCGCTCATGGCGCAGGGGTCAGCCGTGCCCGCGAAGTGGGCAGTGAGGAAGGCTCGGTAGCAGGCTTGGTGATGGTGCTGACCGGCATCCTTAACCTGTTTGCCGCGCCGTTGCTGGCGATGGTGTTCTAG
- a CDS encoding Glu/Leu/Phe/Val dehydrogenase dimerization domain-containing protein encodes MFALMQSAQLESLHLSVDPVTGLKAVIAIHNTRLGPALGGCRYLAYPNDESAVGDAIRLAQDMSYKAALAGLAVGGGQAVVVRAAHVDSRAALFEAFGRCVDQLDGRYITAIDSGTSTADMDCIAQHTRHVTSTTAAGDPSPHTAMGVFAGIRSTASSRLGSDNLEGLRVAVQGLGKVGYALAEQLHAAGAELLVCDTDPGKVRLAMEQLGAHPIACEALLSTPCDILAPCGLGGVLNWHSVAQLRCSAVAGCANNQLTNLQVADQLERRGILYAPDYVINSGGLIYMALTHEGAAPEAINQQLLQISQRLTGIYAHAQAEKRSPARVSDELAHQLLYPKD; translated from the coding sequence ATGTTTGCTCTTATGCAAAGCGCTCAGCTCGAGTCGCTGCACCTTAGTGTAGACCCCGTTACAGGCCTTAAAGCCGTGATAGCCATCCACAACACTCGCCTGGGGCCGGCGCTGGGGGGCTGTCGTTATCTTGCTTACCCCAATGACGAAAGTGCAGTCGGTGATGCCATCCGCCTGGCCCAAGACATGAGCTACAAAGCCGCGCTGGCAGGGCTGGCTGTTGGAGGGGGGCAGGCTGTGGTGGTGCGTGCGGCCCACGTTGATAGTCGCGCGGCGCTGTTTGAGGCTTTTGGTCGCTGTGTGGACCAACTGGACGGGCGCTATATCACGGCAATTGACAGCGGCACCTCCACTGCCGATATGGACTGCATTGCTCAGCACACCCGGCATGTCACCAGCACCACTGCTGCGGGGGATCCTTCGCCGCATACGGCCATGGGGGTTTTTGCCGGCATTCGCAGCACCGCATCGTCGCGATTGGGTAGCGACAACCTCGAAGGTTTGCGGGTGGCGGTGCAGGGCCTGGGCAAAGTGGGTTACGCGCTGGCCGAACAGCTGCATGCTGCGGGCGCCGAATTGCTGGTCTGCGATACCGACCCCGGCAAAGTGCGCCTGGCCATGGAACAACTGGGGGCGCACCCGATTGCCTGCGAAGCCTTGCTCAGCACACCCTGCGATATCCTTGCGCCGTGTGGTCTGGGCGGCGTATTGAACTGGCACAGCGTCGCGCAACTGCGCTGCTCGGCTGTGGCCGGGTGTGCCAATAACCAGCTGACCAATCTACAAGTGGCCGATCAGCTCGAGCGGCGGGGGATTTTGTATGCCCCGGATTACGTCATCAATTCCGGCGGGCTGATCTATATGGCCCTGACCCATGAAGGTGCCGCCCCCGAGGCCATCAACCAGCAGTTGCTGCAGATCAGTCAGCGCCTGACCGGCATCTATGCTCACGCCCAGGCCGAAAAGCGTTCACCGGCACGGGTTTCGGACGAGCTGGCTCATCAATTGTTGTACCCCAAGGACTGA
- a CDS encoding NAD(P)H-dependent oxidoreductase codes for MSKRVLVILGHPGTNSFCSALADSYIAAAKDASHEVRIMRLGALRFDPVLREGYQEVQALEPDLLHAQANILWAEHLVLVYPIWWGGIPALLKGFFDRILLPGFAFQYRKGKAFPDKLLKGRSAHLLVTMDTPPWYYRWVYRMPGLHQIRKTTLAFCGIKPTATLTFGPILNATPHQRDAWLLEARKLATR; via the coding sequence ATGAGCAAGCGAGTACTGGTGATTCTCGGTCACCCCGGCACGAACAGTTTCTGTAGCGCACTGGCAGACAGCTACATAGCTGCCGCCAAGGATGCCAGCCATGAAGTACGCATCATGCGCCTGGGCGCCCTGCGCTTCGACCCGGTGCTGCGCGAAGGCTATCAGGAGGTCCAGGCACTGGAGCCTGACCTGCTCCACGCCCAGGCCAACATCCTCTGGGCCGAACACCTGGTGCTGGTCTACCCGATCTGGTGGGGCGGAATCCCCGCATTGCTCAAAGGCTTTTTCGATCGCATCCTGCTGCCCGGTTTTGCCTTTCAATACCGCAAGGGCAAGGCTTTCCCCGACAAGCTACTGAAAGGCCGCAGCGCGCACCTGCTGGTGACGATGGACACCCCGCCGTGGTACTACAGATGGGTGTACCGCATGCCGGGGCTGCATCAGATACGCAAAACCACACTGGCGTTTTGTGGCATAAAACCCACCGCCACCCTGACGTTTGGCCCCATCCTGAACGCCACGCCTCATCAAAGAGACGCCTGGCTTCTAGAGGCACGCAAGCTCGCCACTCGATAA
- the maiA gene encoding maleylacetoacetate isomerase codes for MELFTYYRSTSSYRVRIALALKGLDYQAVPVNLLVPAGGEHRQPAYLAINPQGRVPALRTDEGCVLTQSPAIIEYLEERYPQVALLSADLATRAHERGVAALVACDIHPLHNVSVLNRLRQLGQDEEQVVEWIGHWIGQGLAAIEQLIGDEGYCFGAQPGLADVYLIPQLYAAQRFGVPMAAYPRIARVAALAEQHPAFIQAHPANQPDTPA; via the coding sequence ATGGAACTCTTCACCTATTACCGCTCAACCTCGTCTTACCGGGTGCGTATCGCGCTGGCCCTGAAAGGGCTGGATTATCAGGCGGTGCCGGTCAATCTGCTCGTACCGGCTGGCGGTGAACACCGTCAGCCGGCGTATCTGGCCATCAACCCGCAGGGCCGCGTGCCGGCCTTGCGTACCGATGAAGGCTGCGTCTTGACCCAGTCGCCAGCAATCATCGAGTACCTTGAAGAGCGCTATCCCCAGGTGGCGCTGCTGTCCGCTGACCTCGCCACCCGCGCTCATGAACGGGGGGTAGCGGCTCTGGTTGCTTGTGATATCCACCCGTTGCACAACGTCAGCGTGCTCAATCGACTGCGCCAGTTGGGGCAGGATGAGGAGCAGGTGGTGGAGTGGATCGGTCACTGGATCGGCCAAGGACTGGCAGCCATCGAGCAGTTGATCGGTGACGAAGGTTACTGCTTTGGCGCGCAGCCCGGGTTGGCGGATGTGTATTTGATCCCTCAGCTGTACGCGGCGCAGCGTTTTGGCGTGCCAATGGCGGCGTACCCGCGCATTGCCCGAGTGGCAGCGCTGGCTGAGCAACACCCGGCCTTTATCCAGGCGCATCCGGCCAATCAGCCTGACACTCCGGCCTGA
- a CDS encoding YebG family protein, whose product MAVEVVYRSSRDLERLFMDKAEADRHDKMLELAELLAEVLQKAVPSLNEQQVEEAGIYMAKNRDVFAKAFKSQPDALSELLVDSE is encoded by the coding sequence ATGGCCGTCGAAGTGGTATACCGCAGCAGCCGAGATCTGGAGCGTTTGTTCATGGATAAAGCCGAAGCTGACCGTCATGACAAAATGCTGGAACTGGCAGAGTTGCTGGCCGAAGTGTTGCAAAAAGCTGTGCCGTCCCTGAACGAGCAGCAAGTCGAAGAAGCCGGTATCTACATGGCGAAAAATCGCGATGTGTTTGCCAAGGCATTCAAGAGCCAGCCGGACGCCCTGTCCGAGTTGCTGGTCGACAGCGAGTAA
- a CDS encoding CidA/LrgA family protein, translated as MKRFDVKRLGRLVSELAVLLALYFLGCQLATWGHLPIPGGVVGMALLLLAFALGWVRPATLQLGAGVLMAEMLLFFIPALMSLLDYGVIVRDEGWRILLVIGVSTLLVMVVTAFTVEAVCRWRMRHEV; from the coding sequence ATGAAACGCTTCGATGTAAAACGCCTGGGTCGGTTGGTCAGTGAACTGGCCGTTTTGTTGGCGCTGTATTTTCTGGGCTGCCAGCTGGCAACCTGGGGGCACTTGCCGATCCCGGGCGGGGTGGTGGGCATGGCGCTGCTGTTGCTGGCGTTTGCCCTGGGCTGGGTCAGACCGGCGACCCTGCAATTGGGGGCCGGTGTGTTGATGGCCGAAATGCTGTTGTTTTTCATCCCTGCACTCATGAGCCTGCTTGATTACGGTGTAATCGTGCGTGATGAAGGTTGGCGCATCCTGTTGGTCATTGGCGTGAGTACCTTGCTGGTGATGGTGGTGACGGCGTTTACTGTGGAAGCGGTGTGCCGCTGGAGGATGCGTCATGAAGTTTGA
- a CDS encoding HPF/RaiA family ribosome-associated protein, whose product MLTHVFSDKHIDSDKRTQDWVTATVEVTLERHLEDLTRVEVHLSDENGGKSGPKDKRCKMEARPKGHQPILVSHDADSLTQAVEGAAQKLEHALEHLFGKLRGKRTVTLAPEGFEAKEPKQTADDLLEEEFLEKEKELDKIS is encoded by the coding sequence ATGCTTACTCACGTCTTTTCCGATAAACACATCGACAGTGACAAACGCACCCAGGACTGGGTCACCGCTACTGTTGAAGTCACGCTCGAACGCCATTTGGAAGATCTGACCCGGGTCGAGGTCCATCTCAGTGATGAAAATGGCGGCAAGTCCGGTCCCAAGGACAAACGCTGCAAAATGGAGGCTCGACCTAAAGGACACCAGCCAATTCTCGTATCCCACGACGCTGATTCACTGACCCAGGCTGTGGAGGGTGCTGCTCAAAAACTGGAGCACGCTCTGGAGCACCTGTTCGGCAAGCTGCGTGGCAAACGTACAGTGACCCTCGCCCCGGAAGGGTTTGAGGCAAAAGAGCCAAAGCAGACCGCTGATGACTTGCTTGAAGAAGAGTTCCTGGAGAAAGAAAAGGAACTCGACAAGATCAGCTGA
- a CDS encoding MerR family transcriptional regulator — protein MYIGKAAQLSGTTVKSIRHYEEIGLLPAPQRRGAYRIYSEQSVELLTFIKCAQQLGFKLKEMQAILDQHRGQTLPWEVVSNAIARKKHAVMNQIEALQQVHAGLEEFETRFAMEGPELDLACVQSLGYNN, from the coding sequence ATGTACATCGGCAAAGCCGCCCAATTGTCGGGCACCACCGTCAAAAGCATTCGCCACTACGAAGAAATCGGCCTGTTACCTGCACCGCAACGCCGTGGCGCTTATCGCATCTACAGCGAGCAAAGCGTTGAACTGCTGACATTTATCAAATGCGCGCAACAGCTGGGCTTCAAGCTCAAGGAAATGCAGGCCATCCTTGATCAACACCGCGGCCAGACGCTGCCATGGGAGGTCGTGAGCAACGCCATCGCCCGCAAAAAACACGCCGTAATGAATCAGATCGAAGCGTTGCAACAGGTGCATGCGGGGTTGGAAGAGTTTGAAACACGCTTTGCCATGGAAGGCCCGGAACTGGACCTGGCCTGTGTTCAGTCCTTGGGGTACAACAATTGA
- a CDS encoding flavodoxin has product MKVAILSGSVYGTAEEVARNAKQLLTDAGFEVLLNTRATLADLQAFAPEALLAVTSTTGMGELPDNLVPLYSAIRDQLPGAWRGLPGAVIALGDESYGDTFCGGGEQMRELFAELGVREVLPMLRLDSSVTVTPEEDSEPWIAELIKTLKP; this is encoded by the coding sequence ATGAAAGTCGCCATCCTTTCCGGCTCGGTGTACGGCACCGCTGAAGAAGTCGCCCGCAATGCGAAACAACTGCTGACCGATGCCGGTTTTGAGGTTTTGCTCAATACCCGCGCCACTTTGGCCGATCTCCAGGCGTTTGCTCCCGAAGCGCTGCTGGCGGTGACCTCGACCACGGGCATGGGCGAGCTGCCGGACAATCTCGTGCCACTGTACAGCGCCATCCGTGACCAGTTGCCAGGCGCCTGGCGCGGGCTGCCTGGGGCAGTGATTGCCCTGGGTGATGAAAGTTACGGTGACACGTTTTGTGGCGGTGGTGAGCAAATGCGCGAACTGTTTGCCGAGCTTGGCGTGCGTGAAGTGCTGCCGATGCTGCGTTTGGACTCCAGCGTCACGGTGACTCCGGAGGAAGACTCCGAGCCGTGGATTGCAGAACTGATCAAAACACTGAAGCCGTAA